Genomic DNA from uncultured Methanospirillum sp.:
AAACGAGGTCATTGTAACTCTTCACCGCATAGCACATGGAGATCTCTCTACAAGTCTTGCTCCCAGGAGTGAGGACGACCAGATTACTCCTGCCCTGATTGGAATGAGCAGGGCAGTAACCGGTGTGATTAACGAACTTGAACTGATATCCACCAGGGCAGCAGAAGGAGATCTCACTGCCAGAGGGGATGAGACGGGACTCGAGGGATCATACCAGCAGATCGTGAGAAAATTTAATGAAACTCTTCAATCACTGGTTATTCCGATCAATGAAGCCATCAACCTCGCATCAGAATATTCAAAATGTAACTTCTCTGCAAGGTTCTCAACCCAACTGAGAGTAAAAGGTGATTTTGTTGCATTTGAAGATGCAATGAACGAGATCGGACACGAAGTTTCCCAGGCTCTCTGCCTTATTGATGTTCAGATGAAAGAACTTGAGTCCCATGCCAAAATGGCAGAGTCTGGAATCGAAGATGTCCAGAGGGGAGCAGGAATCATCGCAGCCAACGCCGACAGTACCAGGGCCAATGCCGAGATGAGCGAGGAGGAGATCACGCAGGTGCTCCGCGGCATGGAAGATCTGACAAACCATGTGATGAAGGTTTCAGCGAGTGTCGAAGCAGTAACACAATCTGGAACTGAAGCTGACCATCTCGCCAGGAAAGGAACAATAGCTGCAGCCAGTGCAGAAGAAGGCATGGACAGTATAAGAAAAGTTTCAGGCGAAGCCACAGGGATAATACATGAGATTCGTGATCAGATGGATGAGATCAGCAGAATCACGGATATCATATCTGACATTGCAGAACAGACAAACCTGCTTGCCCTCAATGCAGCGATAGAAGCAGCCCGGGCAGGAGATGCCGGCAGAGGGTTTGCTGTCGTTGCCGGTGAGGTTAAAGTCTTAGCCGAACAGGTAGGTCAGGCTGCCCAGAAGATTGCACGTATGATCACCGAACTCGATAATCGGAGTGCACGCGCTACGATTGCGATGAAGGAATCAGAATCCGCTATTGAGAATGGGAGTATCTCTCTTCGTGAGACACTTGAGATCTTCTCGTCATTGACAAAAGGAGTTCAGGAGATCAAAACCAACATGGATGCTGTCGCATCATCAACTGAACAGCAGGCCGCATCCTTTGAGGAGATTACCGCGAGTGTTACTGAGATGAGTACCCATGTGCATCAAACCTCAAAAGATGCTATGAACTCCTCTGAAATAGCTGAAGAAGCATTATCCATAGCGCAACAGATAACTGGTATCATCAGTGAAATAAACAGAACAGTATCTACAACAACAGCAGAGATGCAGCGGTTTTCGATCTCATAAAGATCAGGCCTGAACATTCTCTGCTCCAACAAATACGATACGGGCATTTCGCGGGAACAATATCCAACCGAATATGCAGATCAACAGACCTTCTGAGGATACATTACATAGAGAACTGGCGGCTACCCTCCCAGTCACCGGTTGGCTCCCTGCGTATACCCGGAAACTTTTTCGTGCTGATATCATTGCAGGGATCACGCTGACTGCATTTGCTATTCCAGAACTCATGGCATATGCCCAGCTGGCTGGTCTTCCACCAGAGTACGGGCTCTATGCCGGTATCGTGGCACCTCTGGTCTACTGTATCTTCGGGACCATCAGGGAGATGAACATCGGTCCCAGTTCATCGGAGGCTATCCTGACCGCAGCAATGCTCGGGACGCTGGTTGGAGTTGATGCAGCACGGTATGCATCCCTTGCAGCGCTCACCGCTTTGATGGCAGGAAGTTTTGCTATTCTTGCACGGATCGCAAAACTCGGATTTATTGTCAACCTGATATCAGAGACCGTGCTCAAGGGATTTCTTGCCGGGATGGGTATGGTTATCATCTGCGGCCAGTTGTTCAAGATCTTCGGGATTGAATCCGTCCAGGGGGCCTTCTTTGATCAGCTTACATACCTCATAACCAACCTGCCACATGCAAACCTCCCGACTGTTGTCATCGGAGTTGGCGCAATAGCGTTCTTGATCTGTGCTGAACACCGATGCAGGAGATTGCCGGCAGCACTGATCGTTGTCATCATATCAATACTCCTCATGACGTACACGGATCTTGCAGAACGAGGGGTCCAGGAGGTCGGAGTTATACCGGCCGGACTTCCGGGGCTGGTCATCCCTGGGCTCTCATTTGCAGATCTGCAGTTCATCTTTCCTCTTGCATTCGCGATATTTCTGCTCGCCTATGTCGAAGGCATGAGCATCGGAACCTCACTGGCAAGGAGGTATCACTACAAGGTCGATGCAAACCAGGAACTCCTCGCCCTTGGTGCAACAAGTATTGCGACGAGTCTGTTCCAGGGGTTCCCGGTTGCGGGGAGTTTCTCCCGGACAGCCCTCAACGAGATCAACGGGGCAGCAACTCAGATAACCGGGGTCATTGCAGCGGTTCTCACTGCTATCGTTGCCATGTTCCTCACCGGACTTTTTACAAAAATGCCGGAGGCGATCATCGGGAGCCTCATCCTCGTTGCCGTGCTCAGGCTGATAGATGTGAGAGGGCTGTTGAGGATCGCCAGGATCAGCAGGGACGAATTTGCGATAGCTATCGCAACATGTGCAGGAGTGCTACTCTTTGGTATCCTCTCGGGCGTGTTCCTCGGTGTCATCCTCTCGCTTACTGATATCCTCTACCGGGTGACATCTCCAAGGATTGCGGTACTGGGCAAGGTTCCTGATACACGACAGTATGCAGACCGGATAAAACACCCAGAAAATGAAGCGATCCCTGGCGTCTTGATCGTCAGGGTTGATGCACCACTGATCTTTGCCAACGCCGAGATCGTCAAGGAACGTATCGGAGAACTGATAGCAGAGGATCCAACAGTCAGACTTGTACTCCTTGACATGAGTACGTCTCCGATTGTCGACGTCTCTGCGTCAGACATGATCGTTGATCTCTGCCAGGAACTCACAACAGCAGGAATTAAGATAAGAATTGCAGATGCGACCTGGCAGGTCAGAAGGATGCTCAGGATATCAGGGGTTGAAGAGACCATCGGAGAGGAGGTTACCCAGACCACCTCCCTGGAGACTGTGCTTTCGGACTGGAACTGTACTGCATCAGTCACCCCGGTCTGTCCGCTTCCCGGAGCAGACACCTTGCCTGATCAGAAATAACCAGAACAACAGGAAAATCCGCGGGCAGTCCGTGATCAGATAAAAAGAGGGCTGAAATAAACACCGTGCCTAAAATGGCCGGGTGAGTTCATAAAAGATATATGCCGTGGCTTCCTTCTATCCAGTATGGAGGAAGTTACCCTGCGGGCCATAAAACGTGCCATGCCCGGCCACGGCAGAGCACGAGTTCACAGCAGCCTGCTTACTGCAATCGGTATCGAAGACAAAACCGAGGTTGAGGTTGTAACTCCCGGAGGTGCTTCACTCACCCTTACCGTGTTCGCAGATGCACTCGTAGAACAAGGTCAGATCCGGATCAGCGAAGAGGACCTGAAAAGACTTGATATTACTGACGGCACCGATGTTACAGTCAAACGAAAGGTGCCTGTGGGTGAACAGGTCAGGGAGGCTGCAGGAGACCTTGCCGGAAAGATCAGCGCCGGCGCAAAGGATCTCGGGGAGACCCTCTCTGAGAAGACTGCAGGTATCAGGGAAGGAACCTCACAGGCAGCCCACGATATCCAGGAGAAGGCACGTGATATCTCTTCAAAGATCGCAGAGGAGGTTGCCCCCCTGGGAGAGAAGATAGGTGAGGCAGGACGTGAGACTGCAGCCAGAATAAAGGATCTTGTCCCTACTGCCAGATTCAGTCAGACGGTTGAGAGCGGTCTGAAAGGTCTCGGGCAGGATGATGCTGAAAAACTCAAGAGCCTGCTCCTTGAGAGTGAGGGTGAGAAGCATGCAGCCCTTGTGAAGGCAGAGACCGCAGCAGGGAGAACCATAAAGAACCTCACCTTCCCTCCTGATGTGATGGTTGTTGCCATTCAGCGTGGTGCAACACTCGTATCCCCGGGTGATGATGTGATGCTTGAGTCAGGAGATCTCGTATACCTGGCCGGGACAGACAAGGGCCTTGAGTACATGACAAAACTGCTGGAGGGATAGTCGTGGAGGTCACCTTTACCAACGACGGTCTTGTTGGCATTGCCGTACTATTCGGAGTCATCGTCTTCATCTTCCTCATTGTGAGAGAGATCAGGCTGATGAAGACCAACAACAGGAAACTTGAGCTTGAACTTGAGCGTGAGAAACTGAGTATTCTCAAGCAGGATACCAGCACCAAGGGGCCTTCGATGCTCAGACTCGGAGAGGATAAGATCTCATCAATGCGGGATCTTGAGGACATGAATGTCAACCTTGAGTCCGATATCTTTGTGAAACAGAAACTGGTCGAAGGCAGGATCAAGAAACTCGAGAATATGATAAAAACAGAGAAACTTGACCGGATGCTGACGAAAATTCAGGAAGAAGAGAAGAAGATTCTGTGATGGATATGTACCCAACACTTTCCGGAACAAGAAACTACTGGCAGGAACTGGGTTCACTGCCGGGATCAATTACTGATTCCATACCCACCTTTGACAAGCAGCTTGACTCCTTCTTTGACCGGAATGGAGAGGCAATCATTGATGAGTGGGGACTTTTGACCGATGACGACCTCCGCCATCTGAAACAGAAGCTTGAGTTCCTCTCTTACGAGGTGAACAGGCTGGTAGTGGAGAAGTCAGGTCTTGAAAAAAGGACAGCGGACCTGAAGTCTGCGATCGAGGAACTGGAGAAGAGATCATGAATCTTGACAATTACCTCTCCGGGTACCTGGACCGCAGGATGAGCATGATCATCGAGGAGTGGCAGATCTCAACCAGGAACGATCTGACCGATATCACCCAGCGGTTTCACCGGGTTCAGGATGAACTTGTAGGTCTGAAGACATTTGAGCGGGAGACATCAACCCGGCTGAACGATCTTGAAACACGGGTGCGCCAGCTGAAGGAGAAAGCGAAATGACACCAATTGAGATCCTTCTGATTGTGATCCTTGCAATCCTAATCATCTTCCTGGTGTACTACTTCTTCAGGGGGTCAGGTGGCAGGGTTGCACTCAGCAGGCCTGTCGAGAGCAGGATCGATGAGTATCTCGACCGGAAGTTTGAGAGGTTTGTCGAGGAGTGGTCACTGGTTAGAAGGCCGGTTCTGAACGCATTCAAGGATGACCGGAATGCTGCTCTTGACCGCGATGAAGAACGGATCGTGACGCTGAAAAAGTTCGAGAGTGAGATGAAGACCACTCTTGATGATCTCGAAGGTCGGCTCAATGCCCTGGAAGATTCCCTGGCAACAGAAAAAACCGGCAGGAAGTGATCAGGCTGGGAGTTTTTACTCCCTTCTTCGCTCTGTGATCGGTGAAGTCCGCAGACAGGGCGAACCACCGGCCAGGGATGCCGAGTCATTCTCCCGGTATATCTGCGATCTCTGTCATAGTGCTTCCCCGATCTCTTCACTCAGGCAGTGCGTAATCTGCGGACGATGGGCATGTCCTGACTGCTGGAAGGATGAGTTATATGTCTGCAGTTCATGTAGCGGGATCATCAGGCTTCACCAGATGCAATGTCCTGGCACTTGCCAGCAGGGTGTAAAACCAAAGGCTCCGTCTGAAGAAGAGACGAAGGCAGAACAGTCAGAATAACTCACCAGATAGAGATAAAACGTGAAGAGAATTCACGGACTCTGTTTTTTCTTCGGCATCGTGTGATTTTTGTCAGGTGCATAAATAATTGACAGGACAATGAGATTGATTCATTTTTGACCACACCACATCTCATCCCAGATCAGACCGCCTCATACGGAGACGGATTCACACAGTGGGATGTAGGAGTTTCTTGCAACTCATACCTGTTGGAATGACTATTTCATGTGATCGAAAACGATCTAACGTGAGTATCCTTTTTTGGCTATCGATATGAACATGATAAGCCATGGTAGATAAGCGGATATATCGATCACGGACCGAAAAAATTCTGGGTGGTGTTTGCGGTGGAATCGGTCAGTATCTCGATGTTGATCCGGTGTTCATCAGGCTAATCGCGATAGTATTGTTTTTTACCTGTGGCTTCGGGATTCTGATATATCTCTGTGCTTGGATACTTATCCCACTGGAACCCGAAGAAGAACAGGCAACGGCCAGGGTAATTTCATAGATTTTGTTTGAAAATGTCCTTTTCATCGGTCCTACCTGGGGTCCCCAACGGGGCACCGTTGGGGTTTTACATTATACCGTGTTTGTAAGCAGTGTTCACGCCGTACGGAGATCGATAGGTATCGATACCATCTCTCATTTGGATTATACTTGAGCAACCTTTTTTAGGAACTCCCGGTTCCTTGCAGCCCATGCCAGGCAAATTATAATCACCCTCTGAAACGGTATGAACAGTATGAGTGAGAGATGGATCCTGCTGCTTGCTATTCTTATAATACTGGGAATAGCCGGTGCAAGTACAGCTGCGAACCAGACCGATGATGCGTCTACAGCCGCGGTTCTCACCGGATCTGATAGTAATTATCATACCAAGGTGGTGCTTCTCGGGACAACCGGAGGGGTATCATGGTATCCGGAGACAGGGAGGGCAAGTTCTTCCTCGGCAGTTGTTGTGGGAGATACCATCTATCTCGTTGATATCGGGCAGGGATCTGCATCCCGGCTTTCAGAGGCGTTCAATACCGGTGATTTTGTCGAGACTCCGACCGGGAGGGTCGAGAACGGATCATCCACCTTTCTCTCCCATGCAAGGGCTCTGTTCTTCACTCATCTCCATCAGGACCACACGGCTGACTATCCAAGTCTACTCCTTATCGGACCAGGAGCGGGACTTGGTACCTCGATTGATCCAAAGACAGGGGAAACAACAATATCTCCACTCCAGGTGATTGGGCCTGGCAACCGGGGAGAACTTGACGCAGACAAGACAAATTACACCGCGAGAGGGGGCACAATCATATATACAGATACATCTGATCCAGAAGCGATCACCCCGACACCCGGACTCAGACAGATGACACAGACGATCATGCAGTCATTTGCCCAGACCATCAACGATATGACTCTTGATGACGGGTACCGAGATTTTACCAAACTTATCACAGTGAAAGAGATCGGAGGCTCAGAGGCTGGCGACATTGCCTTTCCGGTACCTGTGATCGATCCAAACAATGAGACATGCCCGTCCATGGCTCCGTTCGAGATATACTCAGATAAAAACGTCAGAGTTACCGCAACCCTTGTTGATCATCACCAGGTATTCCCTGCTCTTGCATACCGGTTCGATACAGCAGACGGGTCTATCGTCTTTTCAGGTGATACCGGACCTGATACCAACGGAAACCTGCAGAAACTAGCAGATGGGGCTGATCTTCTGATTCACGAGGTCATTGACCCGGCATGGATTGACCTGAAGTTCGGTGATCCAAAACCAGGAAGTCAGATGGCAGCACTCAAAGAGCATATGCTCTCCTCCCATACCTCCATTGACAAGGTCGGTTCTGTGGCCGATTCATGCAGGGCCAAAACTCTGGTGCTCAACCATATTGTTCCGGGGAACACCCCGGTCACGAATCTTGAGAGGGTAGCTGAGAATACATCTGCACACCTCATCATCGGTGAGGATCTCATGCAGATAGGAATCGGCAGATCTGACTGATTCCGGAACTGGTCTGATCTTCTGAACTCTCTTTTTGAGGCCAGACCGTAAGTCTCTTACAGCCGATGATTCCAAGAGGGTATGGAATATTAGGCAGATTCCTTTAGATGAGGAATAACCCCGGCGAAGAACCCATTGTTACAAGACCCTGAGAAACCCGGAGCATGGTAATGGATAAAAGACCCGATGTATTACACGAAGAGACTCTTGACCCCGAAGACTGGGACTCCATGCGGGCACTCGGTCACCGGATGCTTGACGAGGCTATTGATTATATCAAGAATTCCAGGGACAGGCCGGTATGGCAGCATACTTCTGCAGATGTGAAGGCACATTTCAGTTCAAAGCCTCCTGCCAGCCCGCAGAATGCTGAAGAGATATACCAGGAGTATCTCACAACTATCCTCCCCCACCAGCTTGGCAATGTTCATCCGAGATACTGGGGCTGGGTGACCGGATGCGGAACGGTGATGAGTATGTTTGCCGATATGCTGGCATCCGGCACCGATGCGGTGAGCGGGTCATTCTCCTATCTCAGCAATAATTATGTCGAGATGCAGGTTATTGACTGGTGCAAAGACCTTCTTGGGTTCCCAAAGACAGCAAGCGGCCTTCTGACAAGCGGATGCTCGGCATCAACCCTGATTGGGCTTGCTGTTGCCAGAAATTCAAAGGCAGGGTTTGATATCAGAGCCAAGGGAATGCAGAGTGCAGCCGGAAAAATGACTCTCTACTGTTCACAGGAGGCTCATTCATCAATACAGAAGGCTGTTGAACTCCTCGGATTCGGGAACGAGTCTCTCAGGCGGATACCGGTAAACGATGCTATGCAGATCGACACTGGGCTTCTGAAAGAGACTATTCAAAGAGACAGGGCTGCCGGGTTTCAGCCCATCTGTATCATTGGTGCTGCCGGGACGACGAACACAGCTGCCATAGATGATCTCAATACTCTTGCAGATATCTGTCAAGAGGAAGACTGCTGGTTTCATGTTGATGGTGCATTCGGGGCATGGGCAGCAATCTCCCCCCAGAGCAGGCATCTTGTCTCCGGGATGGAGAGGGCTGATTCACTTGCATTCGATCTCCATAAGTGGATGTATCTTTCTTACCCGATTGCATGTATTCTGATCAGAGATCCAGATGAGCACCGCCGGGCTTTCTCACTCACTCCGACATACCTTGCTCACGGGGAAGGTGACAGGGGGCTTACCGGTATCGATGTACCTTGGCTCTCTGACTGCGGGTTTGAACTCTCCCGGGGATTTCATGCTCTCAAAGTATGGATGACACTCAAGGAGCATGGCACTGACAGATATGGGAGGCTCATTCAGCAGAACATAGACCAGGCTCATTACCTTGCAGATCTGGTTGGGACAAACCCAAAACTAGAACTGGCAATGCCGGTATCCCTGAATATTGTCAATTTCAGGTATGTGATACCGGGAACAGGGACTCGCGATCTGAATACCCTGAATAAGGAGATCGAAATAGAACTCCAGGAGCAGGGGATTGCTGTCCCATCGACCGTGAGGATTAAAGGAACGAATTACCTTCATGTTGCGATAACCAATCATCGCAGCAGAAGGGAGGACTTTGATCTCCTCATTAAGGAAGTGATCAGGATTGGGGATGATCTTCTGACTTCGAACGGATCCGAATCCTGATTTACATAAAGACGAAAAAAGACGATGGTGAAGGGATCTCGATCAAGTCTGGCCTGAACTGACAGGTTCAGGATGGACATATCTGCTCATGATTGCATCGTACCTGCTTACCCCTGTCTCGTTCTTCTGCTGCTTCAGGTCATCAAGGGCTCTCTGGTATGAACTGACCGTGGCATCGGAGATATCCTTACTGAAGGCAAAGTAGATTCCAACCTCTTCAAGCGGGTACACTACCGTAAATGAGTCATCATTTCCGGTAATCTCCCCGATATAATACAGTCCGGTTATTTCAGGGTAGGCCCAGAGGTCTATCTTCTTCTCTTCTGTCATCGAGATCAGGTCTGAAACATTTTTTGCATTTACGAACTGACTATCCTTCACTCCATCAGCGAGAAGCTGAGAGAGAGAAGCATCTCCTGTGATTACTCCAATTTTTTGATCCTTCAGATCATCGGGTGTATTAATTGTGATTTTTGATCCATGCGGAGCAAAGAGAACATAGCGTTCAGTTGATATCGGTCCGACCCACTTGAACAGATCTTCCCGTTCAGAAATACGTGCTGTTGAGAAGATCACCGTATGAGTTCCATTACGTGCAGCCTTGTATCCCTCTTCCCAAGGGACTATGTGTACCTGATCCCGTGAAATATTGGTGCCTGTCTTTGCACTGATCTCATCAAGAATATCAATAGTAAACCCTTTCACGGTCCCATTTTCGAGGTAATTATAGGGAGGTAGTGGCTCGGAATATAACGTCAGGTTCTCCTGGTGTTCTGCTGGCAGTACGGAGGATGTATTCTCTGCCAGGACTCCGGGGAAAAGCAGAATTCCTGCAAGAACAACCACAAGGACAAGACATTCACATGGTAGGTCAGGAGACATGAGAGGAGATTATGTATGAAAGTATAAAAGAGGATTCAACTTTAATCCTCTTTTATTCACAAGAGAATGTTCTGACAGGTTGGTGAACAGGGATTGTACTAATCTATGCGAACGATTCACATCAAGTCACCTGAATGCTTGGTCCCCGGTATGAATAATCTCTTCAGAGAGGTCTGCCATCGACCTGATGGCAATACTATGTACAGTGACCAGGACTGGAATCATCAATGAGTGAGCATTCGCTACTCCATACAGACAGATTCCTGGCATGAGGGTCAACGGCGATATTATCCGGATTTGGCAGAACTCGAAATTGTTATATATATCACCCGGGTGGTTTTCGTGGTGATTACAGGTGGGTGATTCTTCCGTGAACATTCTATTTAAGCAGAATATCTGCAGACACTGAAGATCCTGATGCGGCACGCAAGGTCATTATAGATCCGGGCGCATGAAATCCAACACAAATGAGGGGAAATTTACCTCCTGAATTTTAATTCAAAGACAATTATTCCACGCATAAGAAAAAAAAGCCAGGATTACCACTTATTTGAGATCCGCGATTTTATAAATTCCATAATTCAGGCAGCAAACAGCCAGATCCGCCAAATTTCGACAAATATTTAATTTTTAGAGAAAATTATACCGTGCGCACCAATTAACAGTGAGAACTGATGGTAAAATTAAGATTAAACAACATTCAATGGATTTTTTCATTTGTGTGAAAAGATAAATGATAATGAACGATCATGATAGATACATTCAAGTGTGTAAATAATATTGATCATTTCAACATGGAGATCAAAAGATATCGATTTACATTCGCTCCAAATAATCGGCGGAAAACGCGATTTAATTCAATACATTTATCTATATTTTCCTACAACCTTTGTGCAGTCGATTTTCAATCGATCAGGCTGGTGCGTAAGATATGGCATTTGCAGTACATGTGAACATGGAGCGATGTACCGGCTGCAACAATTGTGTGGTAGCATGCCCGGTCAATGCGCTGGAGCTCAACACGATCTCCCCATCTGAAGCCTCTACGACCGATAAGATTTACAAGGTCGTAAACGGTGATGCAGTGATTCTTGATATTAATCACGAACTCTGCGCCGGATGTGGGATTTGCGTTGATGCATGCCCGTACGATGTGATTCAGCTGTCGGGACTTCCGCCTGAGAAGGCATTCGCCTGAGGCAGTCCAGGGTATATTAATTTCCGAACCGAAATCGTGAACACTTACGAGGTATCTTAATGTCAACACTGTTTCCGAAGTACTCGAAGTCCTATGATGGCTCCCGGGTTATCATGGAGCAGCGGCTTCTTCAACAGGTCAACAACCTCATCCTCGACAATGATATCTGCACGGGTTGCGGAATCTGTCGTGAAGTTTGTCCTGAAGAAGCAATAGCTGTTGGAGCTGTGGGAGGGGTCCAGCGTGGTCTGGTCTGTGATGCAGCAAGCGTCCACATTGATGAGACAAAATGCTCATACTGTGGTGTCTGTGTCATCATGTGCCCCTTCACATCGCTCACCCTGAAGATCAATGGAGAAGAGCGACTCCCAATTCTTGAGAAAGAGGGATTCCCAACCTATGATAAGGGCACATCCATCGATGATGAGAAGTGTGTCCGATGCAACATCTGTCAGGATGTCTGCCCACGTGATGCAATCGACCGCGATGTCCCACTCTTTGAAGGTCAGGACTGTGAAGGTCTTGCCAAGGGTCAGGGAGTCAATTTAAAGATTGACTTTGTGGTGGACACTGAGAAGTGTACCAAGTGTGGTATCTGCGGTAACCTCTGTCAGGCATTAACCGTTGAGCACAAACCCTACACTCCTGAAGTTGGAAAGGTTGAAGGCCAGGTTCTCTGGGACAATGACTACTGTG
This window encodes:
- a CDS encoding methyl-accepting chemotaxis protein; translation: MTRLQFIDNIRIGQKLIGGFVLVTLLMCLIGVIGFSGMSTISGQMDHMYTENTVPLTQIASMEVSLNSMRALVFRSMAIVDEREQDEGRLKSEIANIDGQIQNLSSSSMTPDEAEDFNTFKTQWADYKNSAVRVFELEKAKNEQDALISIKNGGEHANARRATVATFDQLKQIVLSQAETTAKAGSEEVKNTITTMAVFAICIIVVSLFIAFSLTRSITEPLYQVMNQFDRMSRGEINTRLSLSRKDEIGEMAGVADRFSDFLENEVIVTLHRIAHGDLSTSLAPRSEDDQITPALIGMSRAVTGVINELELISTRAAEGDLTARGDETGLEGSYQQIVRKFNETLQSLVIPINEAINLASEYSKCNFSARFSTQLRVKGDFVAFEDAMNEIGHEVSQALCLIDVQMKELESHAKMAESGIEDVQRGAGIIAANADSTRANAEMSEEEITQVLRGMEDLTNHVMKVSASVEAVTQSGTEADHLARKGTIAAASAEEGMDSIRKVSGEATGIIHEIRDQMDEISRITDIISDIAEQTNLLALNAAIEAARAGDAGRGFAVVAGEVKVLAEQVGQAAQKIARMITELDNRSARATIAMKESESAIENGSISLRETLEIFSSLTKGVQEIKTNMDAVASSTEQQAASFEEITASVTEMSTHVHQTSKDAMNSSEIAEEALSIAQQITGIISEINRTVSTTTAEMQRFSIS
- a CDS encoding SulP family inorganic anion transporter — its product is MQINRPSEDTLHRELAATLPVTGWLPAYTRKLFRADIIAGITLTAFAIPELMAYAQLAGLPPEYGLYAGIVAPLVYCIFGTIREMNIGPSSSEAILTAAMLGTLVGVDAARYASLAALTALMAGSFAILARIAKLGFIVNLISETVLKGFLAGMGMVIICGQLFKIFGIESVQGAFFDQLTYLITNLPHANLPTVVIGVGAIAFLICAEHRCRRLPAALIVVIISILLMTYTDLAERGVQEVGVIPAGLPGLVIPGLSFADLQFIFPLAFAIFLLAYVEGMSIGTSLARRYHYKVDANQELLALGATSIATSLFQGFPVAGSFSRTALNEINGAATQITGVIAAVLTAIVAMFLTGLFTKMPEAIIGSLILVAVLRLIDVRGLLRIARISRDEFAIAIATCAGVLLFGILSGVFLGVILSLTDILYRVTSPRIAVLGKVPDTRQYADRIKHPENEAIPGVLIVRVDAPLIFANAEIVKERIGELIAEDPTVRLVLLDMSTSPIVDVSASDMIVDLCQELTTAGIKIRIADATWQVRRMLRISGVEETIGEEVTQTTSLETVLSDWNCTASVTPVCPLPGADTLPDQK
- a CDS encoding TrkA C-terminal domain-containing protein: MEEVTLRAIKRAMPGHGRARVHSSLLTAIGIEDKTEVEVVTPGGASLTLTVFADALVEQGQIRISEEDLKRLDITDGTDVTVKRKVPVGEQVREAAGDLAGKISAGAKDLGETLSEKTAGIREGTSQAAHDIQEKARDISSKIAEEVAPLGEKIGEAGRETAARIKDLVPTARFSQTVESGLKGLGQDDAEKLKSLLLESEGEKHAALVKAETAAGRTIKNLTFPPDVMVVAIQRGATLVSPGDDVMLESGDLVYLAGTDKGLEYMTKLLEG
- a CDS encoding PspC domain-containing protein, translating into MVDKRIYRSRTEKILGGVCGGIGQYLDVDPVFIRLIAIVLFFTCGFGILIYLCAWILIPLEPEEEQATARVIS
- a CDS encoding MBL fold metallo-hydrolase produces the protein MSERWILLLAILIILGIAGASTAANQTDDASTAAVLTGSDSNYHTKVVLLGTTGGVSWYPETGRASSSSAVVVGDTIYLVDIGQGSASRLSEAFNTGDFVETPTGRVENGSSTFLSHARALFFTHLHQDHTADYPSLLLIGPGAGLGTSIDPKTGETTISPLQVIGPGNRGELDADKTNYTARGGTIIYTDTSDPEAITPTPGLRQMTQTIMQSFAQTINDMTLDDGYRDFTKLITVKEIGGSEAGDIAFPVPVIDPNNETCPSMAPFEIYSDKNVRVTATLVDHHQVFPALAYRFDTADGSIVFSGDTGPDTNGNLQKLADGADLLIHEVIDPAWIDLKFGDPKPGSQMAALKEHMLSSHTSIDKVGSVADSCRAKTLVLNHIVPGNTPVTNLERVAENTSAHLIIGEDLMQIGIGRSD
- a CDS encoding pyridoxal-dependent decarboxylase: MDKRPDVLHEETLDPEDWDSMRALGHRMLDEAIDYIKNSRDRPVWQHTSADVKAHFSSKPPASPQNAEEIYQEYLTTILPHQLGNVHPRYWGWVTGCGTVMSMFADMLASGTDAVSGSFSYLSNNYVEMQVIDWCKDLLGFPKTASGLLTSGCSASTLIGLAVARNSKAGFDIRAKGMQSAAGKMTLYCSQEAHSSIQKAVELLGFGNESLRRIPVNDAMQIDTGLLKETIQRDRAAGFQPICIIGAAGTTNTAAIDDLNTLADICQEEDCWFHVDGAFGAWAAISPQSRHLVSGMERADSLAFDLHKWMYLSYPIACILIRDPDEHRRAFSLTPTYLAHGEGDRGLTGIDVPWLSDCGFELSRGFHALKVWMTLKEHGTDRYGRLIQQNIDQAHYLADLVGTNPKLELAMPVSLNIVNFRYVIPGTGTRDLNTLNKEIEIELQEQGIAVPSTVRIKGTNYLHVAITNHRSRREDFDLLIKEVIRIGDDLLTSNGSES
- a CDS encoding transporter substrate-binding domain-containing protein; the protein is MSPDLPCECLVLVVVLAGILLFPGVLAENTSSVLPAEHQENLTLYSEPLPPYNYLENGTVKGFTIDILDEISAKTGTNISRDQVHIVPWEEGYKAARNGTHTVIFSTARISEREDLFKWVGPISTERYVLFAPHGSKITINTPDDLKDQKIGVITGDASLSQLLADGVKDSQFVNAKNVSDLISMTEEKKIDLWAYPEITGLYYIGEITGNDDSFTVVYPLEEVGIYFAFSKDISDATVSSYQRALDDLKQQKNETGVSRYDAIMSRYVHPEPVSSGQT
- a CDS encoding 4Fe-4S binding protein, whose product is MAFAVHVNMERCTGCNNCVVACPVNALELNTISPSEASTTDKIYKVVNGDAVILDINHELCAGCGICVDACPYDVIQLSGLPPEKAFA
- a CDS encoding 4Fe-4S binding protein, translating into MSTLFPKYSKSYDGSRVIMEQRLLQQVNNLILDNDICTGCGICREVCPEEAIAVGAVGGVQRGLVCDAASVHIDETKCSYCGVCVIMCPFTSLTLKINGEERLPILEKEGFPTYDKGTSIDDEKCVRCNICQDVCPRDAIDRDVPLFEGQDCEGLAKGQGVNLKIDFVVDTEKCTKCGICGNLCQALTVEHKPYTPEVGKVEGQVLWDNDYCDGCNVCAEACPNDAIKVTREMSGKVNLGKVSIIDDDCCTCRWCAINCPTEAITVNKIFEGEITFHPEKCPGGCSTCVDVCPANAIYMPTPLPAKEMHGKIEANIAVNKDFCILCGACVNACPGEDIIYLRRDSVRIKGKETDLFQKIKAKLCTARTSMVREKASGAGSVELKAVGQ